A stretch of the Musa acuminata AAA Group cultivar baxijiao chromosome BXJ2-7, Cavendish_Baxijiao_AAA, whole genome shotgun sequence genome encodes the following:
- the LOC135583385 gene encoding uncharacterized protein LOC135583385 isoform X2 — MSSKRGKMAGPCGRCSRRPCGPPRQLIFSGFSFSLMLRIVGIHVLEAPVLHPAAEGLFNFVIGWTLLFAPVLYTDHRRDRYSGSLDVLWGFQMFLTNTFLIPYMAIRLNDMDVKHSYNKVSQLGSLMTKGSSIVGAIGGTVCVASALWTFFGRPDAAFGGIADRWDFFLRYVGSERLAYAFIWDIGLYTMFQPWLIGDNLHNVKKSSVSIVSNLRFIPVLGLVAYTLCLEDDKSIS, encoded by the exons ATGAGCAGCAAGCGTGGGAAGATGGCCGGCCCCTGCGGCAGGTGCAGCAGGCGGCCTTGTGGGCCGCCGAGGCAGCTTATATTCTCTGGCTTTTCCTTCTCCCTTATGCTCCG TATAGTTGGCATTCATGTACTTGAAGCACCAGTGCTGCATCCT GCCGCTGAAGGTTTGTTCAACTTTGTCATTGGGTGGACACTTTTGTTTGCCCCAGTGCTATATACGGATCACCGGAGAGACAGATACAGTGGATCCCTAGATGTCTTATGGGGCTTTCAGATGTTCCTCACAAACA ctTTCTTGATACCTTACATGGCGATCCGCCTCAATGACATGGATGTGAAGCACTCCTACAATAAGGTGTCTCAATTAGGTTCATTGATGACCAAGGGTTCATCAATCGTTGGTGCAATTGGTGGAACAGTCTGTGTAGCATCAGCGCTTTGGACTTTCTTTGGCCGTCCTGATGCTGCGTTCGGTGGCATTGCAGACCGGTGGGACTTTTTTCTGCGATATGTTGGATCAGAGAGGCTTGCTTATGCCTTTATATGGGATATTGGCCTTTACACGATGTTTCAGCCTTGGCTGATAGGTGACAACCTCCATAACGTGAAGAAAAGCAGTGTGAGCATCGTGAGTAATCTAAGATTTATTCCTGTTCTGGGTTTGGTTGCCTACACTTTGTGTTTAGAAGATGACAAGAGCATTAGCTAA
- the LOC135583385 gene encoding uncharacterized protein LOC135583385 isoform X3, translated as MDECCIVGIHVLEAPVLHPAAEGLFNFVIGWTLLFAPVLYTDHRRDRYSGSLDVLWGFQMFLTNTFLIPYMAIRLNDMDVKHSYNKVSQLGSLMTKGSSIVGAIGGTVCVASALWTFFGRPDAAFGGIADRWDFFLRYVGSERLAYAFIWDIGLYTMFQPWLIGDNLHNVKKSSVSIVSNLRFIPVLGLVAYTLCLEDDKSIS; from the exons ATGGATGAATGCTG TATAGTTGGCATTCATGTACTTGAAGCACCAGTGCTGCATCCT GCCGCTGAAGGTTTGTTCAACTTTGTCATTGGGTGGACACTTTTGTTTGCCCCAGTGCTATATACGGATCACCGGAGAGACAGATACAGTGGATCCCTAGATGTCTTATGGGGCTTTCAGATGTTCCTCACAAACA ctTTCTTGATACCTTACATGGCGATCCGCCTCAATGACATGGATGTGAAGCACTCCTACAATAAGGTGTCTCAATTAGGTTCATTGATGACCAAGGGTTCATCAATCGTTGGTGCAATTGGTGGAACAGTCTGTGTAGCATCAGCGCTTTGGACTTTCTTTGGCCGTCCTGATGCTGCGTTCGGTGGCATTGCAGACCGGTGGGACTTTTTTCTGCGATATGTTGGATCAGAGAGGCTTGCTTATGCCTTTATATGGGATATTGGCCTTTACACGATGTTTCAGCCTTGGCTGATAGGTGACAACCTCCATAACGTGAAGAAAAGCAGTGTGAGCATCGTGAGTAATCTAAGATTTATTCCTGTTCTGGGTTTGGTTGCCTACACTTTGTGTTTAGAAGATGACAAGAGCATTAGCTAA